In Cololabis saira isolate AMF1-May2022 chromosome 1, fColSai1.1, whole genome shotgun sequence, the following proteins share a genomic window:
- the cyth4b gene encoding cytohesin 4b translates to MTDYQMVSSDFTADEKMEIETIKMHKKDLLDDIQKLKMEIDHVMADILSFESAEENKTMEKSRQFTNGKKKFNMDPKKGINYLVENKLLEGGAQSIAEFLYKEEGLNKTAIGEFLGEREELHLQTLKAFVELHEFSDLNLVQALRQFLWSFRLPGEAQKIDRMMEAFATRYCDCNTNVFQSTDTCYILSFAIIMLNTSLHNPNVKDKTTLERFFSMNRGINNGDDLPDDLLSKLYESIRNEPFKIPEDDGNDLTHTFFNPDREGWLLKLGGRVKTWKRRWFILTDNCLYYFEFTTDKEPRGIIPLENLCVKEVPYTRKPYCLELYNPNSRGQKIKACKTETDGRVVEGKHQSYTICASSAEERDSWIEAIRASITKDPFYDLVSVRKKKLINQTPQD, encoded by the exons ATGACAGATTACCAGATGG TTTCGTCAGATTTTACAGCCGACGAGAAGATGGAGATTGAGACCatcaaaatgcataaaaaagaCCTTCTGGATGACATCCAG AAGCTGAAGATGGAGATAGACCATGTCATGGCAGACATACTCAGCTTTGAGTCTGCAGAAGaaaa TAAAACTATGGAGAAAAGCAGACAATTCACAAATGGGAAGAAGAAATTTAACATGGACCCAAAGAAG GGAATCAATTACTTGGTGGAGAACAAGCTGTTGGAGGGAGGTGCTCAATCTATCGCTGAGTTTCTCTACAAGGAGGAAGGACTCAACAAGACAGCCATCGGAGAATTCCTTGGAGAAAG GGAGGAGCTTCATCTGCAGACCCTGAAGGCCTTTGTGGAGTTGCATGAGTTCTCAGACCTAAACCTGGTCCAGGCCCTCAG ACAGTTTCTGTGGAGTTTCCGTCTACCTGGGGAGGCTCAGAAGATTGACCGAATGATGGAGGCCTTCGCCACACGCTACTGTGACTGCAACACTAATGTCTTCCAGTCCACCG ACACGTGCTACATCCTGTCCTTTGCCATCATCATGCTGAACACCAGCCTCCACAACCCCAACGTGAAGGACAAAACTACTCTGGAGCGTTTCTTCTCCATGAACAGAGGCATCAACAATGGAGATGACCTACCTGATGATCTACTTTCA AAACTATATGAGAGCATACGCAACGAACCTTTCAAAATCCCAGAAGATGATGGGAATGATCTGACTCACACCTTTTTCAACCCTGACAGAGAAGGATGGCTCCTCAAACTTG GAGGTCGGGTTAAGACATGGAAAAGGAGATGGTTTATCCTGACTGACAACTGCCTGTACTACTTTGAGTTCACCACG GATAAAGAGCCCAGGGGTATCATCCCTCTGGAGAATCTTTGCGTGAAAGAAGTGCCATATACTCGGAAACCA TACTGTCTGGAGCTGTACAACCCCAACAGTCGAGGGCAGAAGATCAAAGCATGtaaaacagagacagacggcAGGGTGGTGGAGGGGAAACACCAGTCCTACACTATCTGTGCCTCCAGCGCTGAAGAGCGGGACTCCTGGATTGAGGCCATCAG AGCAAGCATCACCAAAGATCCATTTTATGACCTGGTCTCAGTCCGGAAGAAGAAGCTGATAAATCAAACTCCTCAGGACTGA
- the fam83fb gene encoding protein FAM83F, giving the protein MAESQLMCMEDGKIGAKTPESNPEFYYSEEQRAAVEELLRNGDGAFKTRLKEDNIKDFLSAREVRLLLNTFRQYDSGGDDSSSSSNTVPTAAGTDADSGLRSTYWPQMSDTAVPPLDLGWPGGAMFRGGTRVAVHTHPPKDQGPHIKEVVRTLIQEASKVIGIVMDILTDVQILQDLMDAASRRSVPVYILLDQQGVPHFLDMCSRLQLGAQHLRNFRTRTIEGVGFSLSSGRFPGSVSNKYMLIDGDKVVFGSYSFAWCTSRMDRNMITVMTGQVVDFFDRDFREMYAVSEKLNLYKELHVSPPAENETATIRSKVGPKRPTLPATTSRFQVTLGDSRNAIEVPAHKYYNPKYALAFGGAPNPTRSLKESTSKRGTAQAGVAMEMDPGRPRLSSSDRLERTSPIPSEVPSESSNMPNGVTQDKKGRFTWRSKFSKKKSSKKHSVQDTASPSVTEIDQIDDNEDTFVIVKSPFKDNKKVSKQDVRLGSQQTVNTAHDNGSFKSQRKERKSCTVS; this is encoded by the exons ATGGCCGAATCCCAGCTCATGTGCATGGAGGATGGGAAAATCGGAGCCAAGACCCCGGAGTCCAACCCGGAGTTTTACTACAGCGAGGAGCAGCGCGCCGCCgtggaggagctgctgaggaACGGAGACGGAGCCTTCAAGACGAGACTCAAAGAGGACAACATCAAAGACTTTCTGTCAGCGAGGGAAGTCCGACTCTTACTGAACACTTTCAGACAGTATGACTCGGGGGGAGacgacagcagcagcagcagcaacacggTCCCCACCGCCGCCGGGACCGACGCGGATTCCGGGCTCCGCTCCACGTACTGGCCCCAGATGTCGGACACGGCCGTGCCGCCGCTGGACCTGGGCTGGCCCGGCGGGGCTATGTTCAGGGGGGGCACCCGGGTGGCCGTGCACACGCACCCGCCCAAGGACCAGGGGCCCCACATCAAGGAGGTGGTCCGAACCCTCATCCAGGAGGCCAGCAAG GTTATTGGAATAGTGATGGACATTCTCACAGATGTTCAAATCCTACAAGACCTGATGGATGCAGCTTCGCGTCGTTCTGTGCCTGTGTATATCTTGTTGGATCAGCAAGGTGTTCCACACTTCCTGGACATGTGCTCAAGGCTTCAACTCGGTGCACAACACCTCCGG aactTCAGAACCAGAACAATTGAAGGAGTTGGCTTCAGTCTGTCATCCGGCAGATTCCCTGGTTCAGTTAGTAATAAATACATGCTGATAGATGGTGACAAAGTCGTGTTTGGCTCCTACAG TTTTGCCTGGTGCACGTCTCGTATGGACCGAAACATGATCACTGTGATGACAGGACAAGTGGTTGACTTCTTTGACAGAGACTTTCGTGAGATGTACGCAGTCTCTGAGAAACTGAACCTCTACAAGGAGTTGCATGTTAGTCCGCCTGCTGAAAATGAGACCGCCACAATTCGATCCAAAGTAGGGCCCAAACGCCCCACATTACCAGCAACTACATCCCGCTTCCAGGTCACCTTAGGAGATTCACGGAATGCCATCGAGGTTCCTGCTCACAAATACTACAATCCTAAATATGCCCTAGCGTTTGGGGGCGCTCCGAACCCAACAAGGTCTCTGAAAGAGTCAACATCTAAAAGGGGTACAGCTCAGGCCGgggttgccatggagatggaCCCGGGAAGGCCTCGATTGTCCAGCAGTGATAGGCTGGAACGGACAAGTCCAATTCCCTCTGAAGTCCCAAGTGAAAGCTCCAACATGCCAAATGGAGTTACTCAGGATAAAAAGGGACGGTTTACATGGAGGTCAAAATTCtcgaaaaagaaatcttccaaAAAGCATTCTGTTCAAGACACTGCAAGTCCTTCTGTCACAGAAATTGATCAAATTGATGATAATGAGGACACTTTTGTGATTGTAAAATCTCCATTTAAAGATAACAAGAAGGTATCGAAACAGGATGTGAGACTGGGGTCTCAGCAAACTGTCAACACTGCACATGACAACGGAA gtTTTAAGAGTCAacgtaaagaaagaaaatcgtGTACCGTGTCCTGA